The nucleotide window AAGCTGCCTACGAATCCTTCAGAAAGCATAAAACTATGCAAGACAGCATATTCTCATCGGAAAATAAAAAAGTATCTGAATCAATTGCAGAACGTGACAATCAACTAAAAGATGAAAAAATTAAAAGTTTGGAAGCCATTGACCATATCAATGATTTGTACAAATCAATATTGTTTGGCAGCGTATTCTTCCTCATAATTTTGTTGACAACAATATACGTTAGATTTAGAGAAAAGAAGAAGTTAAGCGAAAAATTAACTTTTCAAAATCAAGAAATTGAGATTCAAAGAGCAAACCTTGAAGAAATGAACGAGCATGTTTTTTCTTCAATTCGTTATGCTTCTTCTATTCAAAATGCTTTACTGCCTTGGGAAAATACACTTGCGAATTCCTTCAAAGAGCACTTTACAATTTACAAACCCAAAGCAATAGTTTCAGGTGATTGTTATTGGTACCAAAGTGTAAATGGAATTAAATTTGTGGCAGCTGTAGATTGCACCGGTCATGGCGTGCCGGGTTCGATGTTAGCCGTTATTGCTAATACTGCTCTTGATGATGCTGTTGTAAGCAAAAGACTCACCGATACATCAGAAATATTGCACAATATAAATATGAAAGTTACGGAAGTTCTTCACCAACGAGATTTAGAAAACACATCACGAGATGGTATGGAAATAGCATTGGTAGCAATTCATAAGGAAAAATTGCAATTTTCCGGTGCAGGACGACCGCTTTATATTTTCGACAAGGAACTCGAGATTATCAAGACAGACCGCAAAGGCATTGCAGGTTATTTGAACAATTTAGACTATGAATATAAGTCTCATGTATGTCCGATTCACGATGGGATGAAAATTTATTTAACTACCGATGGTTATGCTGACCAAATGAACGAAGAGGGGAAAAAATTTGGTACAAAGAGATTTCTTGAACTATTGAAAAAAATATCAATGAAACCACTCAAAGAACAACATGAGATATTACTTAGCGAATTAGCTTTTCACCAAGGCAGCAGAAACCAGATTGACGATATTACAATTGTTGGTATTGAATTGTGACATATTCCATCTGTTTAGTAACTTATAATTATACATTTCATTGAATATAAATATAAAGTTCACATAAACTTTATTAAAGTTAATTATACGTTGTAATGTTAATATAAATTAATTGGAAAAAATGAATATATAGCATATTTTTGTAGTTTGCAAATAAATTAGGGTAAACTAAATTGGAGCAGATTACAAATGTTATTCTTGACAATGCCAGACAATTAGGAGATTCTCATGCTGACGATTTCATAAGTGAAGTTGTTAAAAAGCATGAATTAAAGGAGATTAATGTTTTCTTCAAATCATTGGTTTACAACAACCAATTGCACAAACCCGGCATCCCGTCAGACTTCACTGACTATGTAAATAAAAACTCAAGTCTTCCTGCTTGGGCTGACAAATCAAAAATCGAAATTGCCCAAAATGCTTTCACTCGAATTGGACCCGTTTTCGTAGTTTCCTATTTTTGCAAATCACTCCCGGAATGTTACGCTTGTGGCAAAGGTGCCGAAGTCTTGTATAAAACGGGACGTCTGACCACCCATACCCGAAGACGTGTAGCCCAAACTGCACAATTTGTTCTTGATGTAATGTCACCCGGAGGATTGGAAGAAAATGGGCGAGGCATTGCAACATCACTCAAAGTTAGACTGATGCACGCCTCAATCAGATATTACTTTATGAATGAGGTAAATCGCGGGAAAATCGAATACGATCCGAATAATTACGGTTACCCGATTAATCAGGAAGATTTGTTAGGCACAATGCTCGCATTTTCTTGCGTGGTTATAGAAGGAATGGAACGTCTTGGTTTCACGATTTCTGTAGCTGAAAAGGACGCAATATTGCATTTGTGGAAATGTGTCGGGTATCTGATTGGCATTGACGAGAAATTAATGCCGATTGACTATCATACAGCGCTCCAAACTTGGCAAATGATTACCGAAAGACATTTTAAACCCACGATGGCAGGAAGTGACCTCACTAATCTATTGGTAGAATTTTTAGATGAAATATTGCATGAAAAGTATTTATATGATGTAGTGCCGATTATGATGCATAGACTTTTGGGCGACAATACTACAAAACTTGTCGGGGTTCGTACTCCGAAATTATACAATCCAATTGCTGTTATCTCATTTATATTAGGTATATGGCTATTGAAATTCGAAAGTCGAGGTTTTATTTCTAAAATAACTTCACATTACGTGAATATGAAACTTATGATTGGTTTGGAAAAATATATAGCCGAAGGCGAAGATACCGGCATATATATTCCTCCAAGTCTTCGTAAAGATTGGCAATTAGACAATCATTTGCAATCATTATTTAAAAAGAGGTAAATCTATGGATAATTTGCTAAATCTTCAAAATTTGAATCTACCTCAAATGATTCTATTTATAATTGGATGTATTTTTTGGCTGCTTACATATATAATCTATATTAAAAATATCAAATCCAAACAATTTGTAGAGATTCCACTAATAGTTGTCTGCCTGAATATTGCTTGGGAATTCATTTGGAGCTTTCCATTCGGTAGCTCTGTGGGCGACTATATGGGAACTTCGATTCAAATAGGCTATAGTTTGTGGTTTTTCTTTGATTGTTTCATATTTTGGGGAATTTTGAAATATGGTTACAAACAGTTCCAAAACCCATTCTTTCGCGATAATTCTAAAATAGTAGCTATCATCACTGTTATTTTTGGATTGATATTTTTCTATACATTTAAAAATGCCGGATACGATACAGAAATTGGAACAATTTCAGCATACCTCGACAATATTATGATTTCAGCATTATACATATTCCTATTTGTCAATCATGCCGATAAATCGCTCTTCTCATATCATGTAGCTTGGTATAAAATGCTCGGGACTGGTTTAATATCAGTTGCTTTAGTTTGGCATTGGAACGAAAATTATTTTCTGATGTTCATCACAACGGTAGTTCTGCTGTTAGATATTTATTACGTATTCATTGTGCATAAAAGGAGGAAATCCCTCAAATGAACAAGAGTTTCATAAAGAATATTACCACAAAAGGCGTAAAGCCCGGAATGACAGCTCATGAAGAAAAGGGTGTAATTATAACAAATTACATACTTTTACTGGCTTCCGGTGTCGCCTTTTTGCGTATCTTTTTGTTTTTATATACAAGTGATTTCTATCACAGTTTGATTTCAATAGCTTCAACTGTGCTATTTCTATTCGCATATTATATGAATACAAAGCAGTATTATGATTTTGCTAAATTTTTTCTAATGGTATCAGGTACTGCAGGTCCATTAATGAAGGAATTAATGTCCGGCGGAACAGGAAATCAACACTTTCT belongs to Candidatus Kapaibacterium sp. and includes:
- a CDS encoding DUF2236 domain-containing protein; this encodes MEQITNVILDNARQLGDSHADDFISEVVKKHELKEINVFFKSLVYNNQLHKPGIPSDFTDYVNKNSSLPAWADKSKIEIAQNAFTRIGPVFVVSYFCKSLPECYACGKGAEVLYKTGRLTTHTRRRVAQTAQFVLDVMSPGGLEENGRGIATSLKVRLMHASIRYYFMNEVNRGKIEYDPNNYGYPINQEDLLGTMLAFSCVVIEGMERLGFTISVAEKDAILHLWKCVGYLIGIDEKLMPIDYHTALQTWQMITERHFKPTMAGSDLTNLLVEFLDEILHEKYLYDVVPIMMHRLLGDNTTKLVGVRTPKLYNPIAVISFILGIWLLKFESRGFISKITSHYVNMKLMIGLEKYIAEGEDTGIYIPPSLRKDWQLDNHLQSLFKKR